The following are from one region of the Desulfovibrio sp. JC010 genome:
- a CDS encoding chemotaxis protein CheW, with amino-acid sequence MEGNTLDYFKRESDRELLRKRAEKLALQISGETDAQERDAGARDYVFFRLGPDVYGLETSVVKEVMIPEEIVAVPCTPDFHLGVLSVRGHLWAVIDLCVFLGTREGLTSENPGVVLLSGGESEFCIAVDEILGVSRIPEHSLKALPKADDRISGYCLGVTEDRKTVLDGAAFLSDESLVVNEFVGSDHM; translated from the coding sequence ATGGAAGGCAACACATTGGATTATTTCAAAAGGGAAAGCGACAGGGAGTTGCTCCGCAAAAGGGCGGAAAAGCTGGCCCTTCAGATTTCCGGGGAGACAGACGCACAGGAAAGAGATGCCGGGGCGCGGGATTATGTCTTTTTTCGTCTGGGACCGGATGTTTACGGCCTGGAGACCTCTGTGGTCAAAGAGGTTATGATTCCTGAAGAGATTGTTGCTGTGCCGTGTACACCGGATTTTCATCTCGGGGTGCTCAGTGTGCGCGGTCATCTCTGGGCGGTTATTGATCTGTGTGTTTTTCTTGGGACCCGTGAAGGTTTGACTTCCGAAAATCCCGGTGTGGTTCTGCTTTCCGGCGGGGAGTCGGAGTTTTGCATTGCCGTGGATGAGATCCTCGGGGTCAGCCGGATTCCGGAGCACTCTCTCAAAGCTTTGCCCAAAGCTGATGACCGGATTTCCGGCTATTGCCTTGGGGTCACAGAGGACAGGAAGACCGTGCTGGACGGGGCGGCTTTTCTGAGTGACGAATCGCTGGTAGTCAATGAATTTGTGGGCAGTGACCATATGTAG
- a CDS encoding protein-glutamate O-methyltransferase CheR: MISSLTEDRIALLVNMVRERFGLDFGSDRWKDLRTAVLRFHKEDTGFNTATECLDYILSPAVKDKDLEQFINRLTIGETFFFRDSKALKVLEYEVLRKLSGMGSGVNGAIRIWSAACATGEEPYTLAMICRRAGVKSEIFGTDIDSRALIKAREGVYRKWSFRSEDTAFRDVFFRQVGANSYLLDPAIKNMVTLSRLNLIEAAVPAMFERMDVILCRNVLMYFSSKGVDGVLDKLWDCMNTGGWLIATPSESALLTTHGRFEPVNLDGCLFYRKNEQWEPRRAELFVDTVMPEESVFPAAFSDSDVSFVNKQQEESYTAADILAAEDIYMAGDAEPLTEGPVSEAGTDGAGLLDEARGLRSQGELSGAVDMYKTILGQDHGRDVCAAASLGIARIKADSGLADEAAVWCRRAIELDRVDPGAHFLLGQISLQQGDRDKALAEMRNAVFLDSGFIMAHVLLGNIYQENSDKNGAMRHFRIALQELGKAEQDEAVPFSDGTTAGRLLEMVRLVQDNLV; encoded by the coding sequence ATGATTAGTTCCTTGACTGAAGACAGGATAGCCCTGCTTGTGAATATGGTCCGCGAAAGGTTCGGTCTGGATTTCGGATCGGATCGCTGGAAGGATCTGCGCACAGCTGTGCTCCGTTTTCATAAGGAAGATACCGGTTTCAATACAGCCACAGAATGCCTTGATTATATTCTTTCCCCTGCGGTCAAAGATAAGGACCTTGAGCAGTTTATAAACCGGCTGACCATCGGTGAGACCTTTTTTTTCCGGGACAGTAAAGCCCTGAAGGTGCTGGAGTATGAAGTCCTGCGCAAACTCAGCGGAATGGGCAGCGGCGTAAATGGAGCCATCAGAATCTGGTCCGCTGCCTGTGCTACCGGAGAAGAGCCTTATACGCTGGCCATGATCTGCCGCCGGGCCGGGGTGAAATCTGAAATTTTCGGAACGGACATAGACAGCCGTGCTTTGATAAAGGCTCGTGAAGGGGTCTACCGCAAGTGGTCGTTCCGTTCAGAAGATACCGCGTTCAGGGATGTCTTTTTCAGGCAGGTGGGTGCCAATTCCTATCTGCTCGATCCCGCAATTAAAAATATGGTCACTCTTTCCCGGCTCAATCTTATAGAGGCGGCAGTTCCGGCCATGTTTGAGAGAATGGATGTTATTCTCTGCCGTAACGTGCTTATGTATTTTTCATCAAAGGGTGTGGATGGCGTGCTGGACAAGCTCTGGGACTGCATGAATACCGGCGGCTGGCTTATTGCCACGCCCAGTGAATCCGCATTGCTGACCACCCATGGCAGGTTTGAACCGGTCAATCTGGACGGCTGTCTTTTTTACAGGAAAAATGAGCAGTGGGAGCCTCGTCGGGCCGAACTTTTTGTGGATACCGTAATGCCGGAAGAATCGGTTTTTCCGGCAGCTTTTTCCGATTCCGATGTCTCTTTTGTGAATAAGCAGCAGGAAGAGTCTTATACGGCTGCGGATATTCTTGCGGCTGAAGATATTTATATGGCTGGCGATGCGGAGCCGCTGACGGAGGGCCCGGTTTCCGAAGCCGGGACAGATGGAGCTGGTTTGTTGGATGAAGCCCGCGGTTTACGGTCTCAGGGGGAGCTTTCCGGGGCCGTGGACATGTATAAAACGATCCTTGGTCAGGACCATGGTCGGGATGTGTGTGCGGCTGCGTCTCTGGGAATTGCGCGAATAAAGGCGGATTCAGGGTTGGCGGATGAAGCGGCCGTGTGGTGCCGGAGGGCCATTGAACTGGACCGGGTTGATCCCGGTGCCCATTTTCTGCTTGGACAGATAAGTCTGCAGCAGGGTGACCGGGACAAGGCTCTTGCTGAAATGCGCAATGCTGTTTTTCTGGACAGCGGTTTTATCATGGCCCATGTGCTGCTGGGGAATATTTATCAGGAAAACAGTGATAAGAATGGAGCCATGAGACATTTTCGGATCGCCCTTCAGGAGCTGGGAAAGGCGGAGCAGGACGAAGCTGTCCCTTTTTCCGACGGAACAACTGCCGGACGGCTGCTGGAAATGGTGCGGCTGGTGCAGGATAATTTGGTTTAG
- a CDS encoding chemotaxis protein CheW: MKNDYVVFEVDTVKFALPSVAVDRVERAVMLTPVPEAPAAVLGVVNDAGDVVPVLGLRGRLGIEERDVVLSDRLVFSSANGRRMALLVDRISDVLDIGPDAARAADEIWPGVSFLKSFAGLGTDVVLVQDMGALLDPEQERDLAEALAAMAGESAADD, from the coding sequence ATGAAAAATGATTACGTTGTGTTCGAGGTTGATACCGTAAAATTCGCACTTCCTTCCGTGGCGGTGGACCGGGTGGAGCGCGCGGTGATGCTTACTCCTGTCCCCGAGGCCCCTGCTGCGGTGCTCGGGGTGGTTAATGATGCCGGGGATGTGGTGCCCGTGCTGGGATTGCGCGGCAGGCTCGGTATTGAGGAGCGCGATGTCGTTTTGAGTGACAGGCTGGTTTTCAGTTCTGCCAACGGGCGGCGCATGGCCCTGCTGGTGGACCGTATCAGTGATGTTCTGGATATCGGTCCTGATGCTGCGCGTGCTGCTGATGAAATCTGGCCCGGTGTCTCTTTTCTCAAATCATTTGCCGGGCTGGGTACGGATGTGGTGCTGGTGCAGGATATGGGGGCGTTGCTTGATCCTGAGCAGGAACGGGATTTAGCTGAGGCTCTGGCCGCCATGGCCGGGGAGTCCGCGGCTGATGATTAG
- a CDS encoding lytic transglycosylase domain-containing protein yields MSRFIIVLYLILCGAIFFRAIIPLDVEREFAPAERHEVQQRMKVAERERVPVPPLFGQVADEFSLHPEILNAIADHESGYNPWALNIEGRSVYPDSREEALAIIEKNRGKSYDVGLMQVNSYWIRKFDLSPAEALEPEENLRLGAWILRYCLDRYGYNWRAIGAYHTGSPKNLPGRSRAYAVKVMKKYNALMEKSGRAGK; encoded by the coding sequence ATGTCCAGATTCATAATCGTTCTCTATCTGATTCTCTGCGGAGCCATATTCTTCCGTGCGATTATTCCCCTTGATGTGGAACGTGAGTTTGCCCCTGCCGAGCGTCATGAAGTGCAGCAGCGCATGAAGGTTGCAGAGCGGGAGCGTGTTCCGGTTCCTCCGCTTTTCGGGCAGGTGGCTGATGAATTCTCCCTGCATCCGGAGATTCTGAACGCTATTGCGGACCATGAAAGCGGGTACAATCCTTGGGCCTTGAATATTGAGGGCAGAAGCGTGTATCCTGATTCCCGTGAAGAGGCTCTCGCCATAATCGAAAAAAATAGAGGCAAGAGTTATGATGTAGGGTTGATGCAGGTGAATTCCTATTGGATAAGGAAATTTGACCTCAGTCCTGCGGAAGCTCTGGAGCCGGAGGAAAACCTGCGTCTGGGAGCCTGGATTCTGCGTTACTGTCTTGACCGTTACGGCTACAACTGGCGGGCCATCGGAGCCTACCATACCGGGTCACCGAAAAATCTGCCGGGCCGCTCAAGAGCTTATGCCGTGAAGGTGATGAAGAAATATAATGCGCTGATGGAAAAATCCGGTAGGGCCGGAAAGTGA
- a CDS encoding tetratricopeptide repeat protein, with product MNKDNLFTAGISLSPQDLILYEHTLKDLIQEFLPFESYSLYFPKPPKGQFRAKLEARYNVEEAQLMLPLRLRGRDLCYFIARGVELEAPEALPPYLEALAACSLEKILLYKGSITDRLTGMATRDYFMSKLNKELDLIQNCMMPTTGGCKDPGIPTFSGSVGVVVLDMDHFQRINDRYGYGLGDSIIADLAARINEVVVESVICARIFDDKFAFLIPDGRPKACAKLAEELRALVEGFPVADPVTGDVIKVSVSAGYANYPQSLSGPHFKRSADEQARILMRKAHKAVATAKDFGRNCVFAYSDILQKGGKVLEVLPLQRLALSIGQSVDAREGARFLVWSPDYQAGTQARITEDERISGSYPTMYKAEVVIIEVQEEIAFAEILHLSDPAWPVAEGDRLTLLNEKDSFFDAQAGPEANASPQRDMVTGLYSYKEFIGRYSRMRQNLDKFSVAVLRLVANPAEQGGNFQKLTDAQVQKVASRADTFFDESCMGGRYSLNSLIYFFPDGESDSVMENVLRLVRECSDDFEIELGAGVASFPFLNYRRSEILDNCRKGLDHSLMLEKPMVAQFDSVSLNISADRLYVDGDIYGAIEEFRLALLADSDNILARNSLGICYAQVGKPEQARKQFEEVLDITPKNIMALYNLGWTCQMLGSMDKAREAYEKCLELEPENVFSLVRLGVLAEQDKGLDEAEQYYLKAAKLNGGDALTMRHLARISYVRQDMDKAREYLHQALNANHNDAAAMNMLARIYLESGEDPQVAEVLARQSAALKPAKEQFWETLAKALEVQEKFEEAEQVRSRF from the coding sequence ATGAATAAGGATAATCTCTTCACCGCCGGAATCAGTCTTTCTCCGCAGGATTTGATCCTCTACGAGCACACCCTTAAGGACCTCATTCAGGAATTCCTGCCTTTTGAATCCTACAGCCTTTATTTTCCCAAGCCGCCCAAGGGGCAGTTTCGGGCCAAGCTTGAAGCCCGCTATAATGTCGAAGAAGCACAGCTGATGCTTCCTTTGCGTCTGCGCGGTCGCGATCTCTGCTACTTCATTGCGCGAGGGGTAGAGCTTGAGGCACCGGAGGCTTTGCCGCCTTATCTTGAGGCTCTGGCTGCCTGTTCGCTGGAAAAGATTCTGCTCTACAAAGGTTCCATCACCGACCGGCTGACCGGAATGGCTACCCGTGATTATTTCATGTCCAAGCTGAACAAGGAGCTGGACCTGATCCAGAACTGCATGATGCCGACCACGGGTGGCTGCAAGGACCCCGGCATACCCACTTTCAGCGGTTCTGTGGGCGTGGTTGTCCTCGATATGGATCATTTTCAGCGCATTAATGACCGTTACGGTTACGGGCTTGGTGATTCCATCATCGCCGACCTTGCCGCGCGGATTAATGAAGTGGTGGTCGAGTCTGTCATCTGCGCACGTATTTTTGATGATAAGTTTGCCTTTTTGATTCCGGACGGACGGCCCAAAGCCTGTGCCAAGCTGGCAGAAGAGTTGCGTGCGCTGGTGGAGGGATTTCCGGTGGCAGATCCGGTTACCGGAGATGTGATCAAGGTCAGCGTCAGTGCCGGGTACGCCAACTATCCGCAGTCTTTGTCCGGGCCGCATTTCAAGCGTTCAGCAGACGAGCAGGCCCGTATCCTCATGCGCAAAGCCCACAAAGCCGTGGCAACTGCCAAGGATTTCGGGCGTAATTGCGTTTTTGCTTACTCTGATATTTTGCAGAAAGGCGGCAAGGTGCTCGAAGTCCTGCCTCTGCAGCGTCTGGCCCTGTCCATCGGGCAGAGTGTCGATGCCCGCGAAGGTGCGCGCTTTCTGGTCTGGTCACCTGATTATCAGGCCGGAACACAGGCCCGTATCACTGAGGATGAGCGGATTTCCGGTTCTTATCCGACCATGTACAAGGCCGAGGTGGTCATCATCGAGGTGCAGGAGGAGATTGCCTTTGCTGAAATTCTGCATCTCAGCGACCCGGCGTGGCCTGTTGCCGAGGGAGACCGTCTGACTCTGCTCAATGAGAAGGACAGTTTTTTTGATGCGCAGGCCGGACCGGAGGCCAATGCTTCCCCGCAGCGGGATATGGTCACCGGGCTGTACAGCTATAAGGAATTTATCGGACGCTACAGCCGTATGCGTCAGAATCTGGATAAGTTTTCCGTGGCTGTATTGCGTCTCGTCGCCAACCCGGCGGAGCAGGGCGGTAATTTCCAGAAGCTGACAGACGCGCAGGTTCAGAAGGTTGCTTCACGGGCGGATACTTTTTTTGATGAATCCTGCATGGGCGGGCGATACAGCCTGAACAGCCTGATTTACTTTTTCCCGGATGGGGAATCCGATTCAGTGATGGAAAATGTGCTGCGGCTGGTGCGTGAATGTTCTGATGATTTTGAGATCGAACTCGGAGCCGGGGTGGCTTCTTTTCCTTTCCTTAATTACCGGCGCAGTGAAATTCTTGATAACTGCCGCAAGGGGTTGGACCATTCGCTTATGCTCGAAAAGCCCATGGTGGCCCAGTTTGATTCTGTATCACTGAATATTTCCGCTGACCGACTTTACGTTGACGGCGATATTTACGGCGCAATTGAGGAGTTTCGTCTCGCTCTGCTGGCTGATTCCGACAACATACTTGCCCGCAACTCGCTGGGTATCTGCTACGCGCAGGTGGGCAAGCCGGAGCAGGCCCGCAAGCAATTCGAAGAAGTGCTCGACATCACCCCCAAGAATATCATGGCCCTGTACAACCTCGGTTGGACCTGCCAGATGCTGGGCAGTATGGACAAAGCGCGCGAGGCTTATGAAAAATGTCTTGAGCTGGAGCCGGAGAATGTCTTTTCCCTCGTGCGGCTGGGAGTGCTTGCCGAACAGGACAAGGGGCTGGACGAGGCTGAGCAGTATTACCTCAAGGCCGCTAAGCTTAATGGCGGGGATGCTCTGACCATGCGGCATTTGGCCCGCATTTCCTACGTGCGCCAAGACATGGACAAGGCCCGCGAATACCTGCATCAGGCCCTTAATGCCAACCATAACGACGCCGCAGCCATGAATATGCTGGCCCGCATCTACTTGGAAAGCGGAGAAGATCCGCAGGTTGCGGAAGTGCTGGCCCGGCAGAGTGCGGCTCTCAAGCCCGCAAAAGAACAGTTCTGGGAAACGCTGGCCAAGGCCCTAGAAGTGCAGGAGAAGTTCGAAGAAGCCGAACAGGTAAGATCAAGATTTTAA
- a CDS encoding chemotaxis protein CheW has product MNHTLTEKHSKQLLQVMPTTSNCMSRLTRLDRQWTMATMTGKINCSRIAQTLIDFIIKTQENFSGLRQNLIEILIKENTHKVVQEISAVAQVVIDILKRNLFERTADVGFLATDDDLVRFLDNPERTLHDVSIIEDRLREYRDKYTVYNEIVILDTAGQVCAHLDQNNHITSSRDPLITETLAAADYIETYRTSDLAPEEGEVLIYSQAIKSPDTGANLGVLCLIFDFAGEMDGIFKHLSEFSKDTILIVLDDRGQAIASSDTDTVPTGKKIIMNLEEDFQIINIKETPYLSKTVKTKGYQGFFGLPWYGHVLKKLDTAFSEDSDNSFDAAAIREKAHFSARLTHVEEASENVLSDLELVVQNGEIMAAKKCIEPNPVEQMEGRALPHILNEIKKIGDQVQHVFQHSTDELLQLVTASRLHDTQFLAQLAIDIMDRNLYERANDCRWWALTSDFKTILAKPEKNEADRDQMRKILGYINSLYTVYTNLFIYDRSGKILACSNPGEYDKEGRILNAGYVGEALRITDSQLYCVSDFFKTDLYATEGRDRYTYIYNASITSHEDSSHVLGGIGIVFDSEPEFEAMLGDVLPQDGQGRIIEGAEGMFVEPGGKLISSTNPERDTGEIITLDPDFTQLSEGESAVKLIEEDGSLYAVGCAHSAGYREYKRDGSYKNDVLCMVRVLI; this is encoded by the coding sequence ATGAACCACACTTTGACCGAAAAACACTCAAAACAGCTGCTTCAGGTTATGCCGACCACCTCCAACTGCATGTCACGCCTGACCCGTCTGGACAGACAGTGGACCATGGCTACCATGACCGGAAAAATCAACTGCAGCCGCATTGCCCAGACTCTCATTGATTTTATTATCAAAACTCAGGAAAACTTCTCCGGCCTCCGGCAGAACCTGATCGAAATCCTGATCAAGGAAAACACCCACAAGGTGGTTCAGGAAATCTCCGCTGTCGCACAGGTTGTGATCGACATCCTCAAACGAAACCTTTTCGAAAGAACTGCGGATGTGGGATTCCTTGCCACCGATGACGATCTGGTCCGCTTTCTGGATAATCCGGAAAGGACCCTGCACGATGTATCTATAATTGAAGACAGACTGCGTGAATACCGGGACAAATATACAGTATATAATGAAATTGTTATTCTGGACACAGCAGGACAGGTCTGCGCCCATCTTGACCAGAACAATCACATCACAAGCTCCCGCGATCCGCTGATTACAGAAACCCTTGCTGCTGCAGACTACATCGAAACATACAGAACCAGCGATCTGGCCCCGGAAGAGGGAGAGGTCCTGATATATTCACAGGCCATTAAATCCCCGGACACCGGAGCTAATCTCGGAGTGCTCTGCCTGATATTTGATTTCGCAGGTGAAATGGACGGGATATTCAAGCACCTGAGCGAATTTTCCAAAGACACAATTCTCATTGTGCTGGATGATCGGGGACAGGCAATCGCATCCAGCGATACAGACACTGTCCCCACAGGGAAAAAAATTATTATGAATCTCGAAGAAGACTTCCAGATCATTAATATTAAGGAGACCCCGTATCTTTCCAAAACAGTGAAGACCAAAGGGTATCAGGGCTTTTTCGGTTTGCCGTGGTACGGTCATGTTTTAAAAAAACTGGATACAGCCTTCAGCGAAGACAGCGATAATTCATTTGATGCAGCGGCAATCCGGGAAAAAGCACACTTCTCAGCCCGGTTGACCCATGTGGAAGAAGCTTCGGAAAACGTGCTTTCAGACCTTGAGCTTGTTGTACAGAACGGCGAGATCATGGCTGCCAAGAAATGCATCGAGCCTAATCCGGTCGAGCAGATGGAAGGACGGGCTTTGCCGCACATCCTCAATGAGATCAAAAAAATCGGAGATCAGGTCCAGCATGTTTTTCAGCATTCCACTGATGAACTCCTGCAGCTTGTCACAGCTTCACGCTTGCATGACACCCAGTTCCTTGCCCAGCTGGCCATCGATATCATGGACCGCAACCTATATGAGCGGGCCAACGACTGCCGCTGGTGGGCACTGACCTCGGACTTCAAAACAATTCTCGCAAAACCGGAGAAAAACGAAGCAGACCGTGATCAGATGCGTAAGATTCTGGGTTATATCAACAGCCTTTACACGGTCTACACCAACCTTTTCATCTATGACCGTTCAGGCAAAATACTGGCCTGCTCCAATCCCGGAGAATACGACAAGGAAGGCCGGATACTGAACGCAGGCTACGTAGGCGAAGCGTTGAGAATCACTGATTCTCAGCTCTACTGCGTCTCCGATTTCTTCAAAACCGACCTCTACGCCACAGAAGGAAGAGACAGATATACATACATATATAATGCATCTATCACCTCGCATGAAGATTCATCCCACGTACTGGGAGGCATCGGCATTGTATTTGATTCCGAACCGGAATTCGAGGCCATGCTTGGAGATGTCCTCCCTCAGGACGGTCAGGGCAGAATCATAGAAGGCGCAGAGGGCATGTTTGTGGAACCGGGCGGCAAGCTGATCTCATCCACCAATCCGGAACGTGATACAGGCGAAATCATCACCCTTGATCCGGACTTCACCCAGCTCAGCGAAGGCGAATCCGCAGTAAAGCTGATCGAAGAAGACGGCTCATTATACGCCGTAGGCTGCGCCCAT